From one Tetragenococcus osmophilus genomic stretch:
- a CDS encoding helix-turn-helix transcriptional regulator has protein sequence MKTRLKELRAREGLNQTELAKCAKVTRQTISLIEREEYIPSLLIAKRMANIFNEPIENIFIFEEEEL, from the coding sequence ATGAAGACCAGACTCAAAGAATTGCGTGCGCGTGAAGGCTTAAACCAAACAGAACTCGCTAAATGCGCAAAGGTTACAAGACAGACTATTAGTTTAATCGAACGAGAAGAATATATTCCGTCGCTGCTAATTGCCAAACGAATGGCTAACATTTTTAACGAACCAATTGAAAATATCTTTATCTTTGAAGAGGAGGAACTATAG
- a CDS encoding DUF3169 family protein, translating to MKKTLKIVLYLIIGAAVGLLVSSTARSIGGDVSTDRFYMWVSIITAIVAALFIILGVFQYRRVLSVAKDYLKYMDEDSYDKYRYNKHNEIQIYSIIGFVLSLVSLAIPLITYYNLPVILFSSTVYIMSLIFLIKTTRLVSKLYPERNLPQPSDKNYTDKLLLASDEGERHIMTTALYKTFSLTQVGIFVGILILIAYSMLTGESQIFSIIVLGLLMIVSNMKYYSEIKEK from the coding sequence ATGAAGAAAACTTTAAAAATCGTCTTATATTTAATTATAGGAGCAGCTGTCGGTTTACTTGTTTCAAGCACTGCTCGAAGTATAGGAGGCGATGTTTCTACAGACCGTTTCTACATGTGGGTTAGTATCATAACAGCAATAGTAGCAGCTCTTTTTATTATCCTGGGGGTCTTTCAATATCGTCGCGTGTTGTCGGTAGCCAAAGACTACTTGAAATATATGGACGAAGATTCTTATGACAAATATCGCTACAATAAGCATAACGAAATCCAAATATACAGCATAATAGGGTTTGTACTATCCCTAGTCAGCCTTGCGATACCATTGATTACCTATTATAATTTACCGGTGATTTTATTTTCTTCTACCGTCTATATTATGTCTCTAATATTTCTTATTAAAACAACAAGGCTTGTAAGTAAACTGTACCCAGAACGAAACTTGCCTCAACCATCCGATAAAAACTATACAGATAAACTATTACTTGCCTCCGATGAAGGGGAACGACATATTATGACGACAGCCCTTTATAAAACATTTTCCCTCACCCAAGTTGGGATATTTGTTGGTATTCTCATACTAATAGCCTATTCAATGCTAACTGGCGAATCGCAAATCTTCAGTATTATCGTCTTAGGTCTTCTTATGATTGTCTCTAATATGAAATATTATAGTGAGATTAAAGAAAAATAG
- a CDS encoding ISL3 family transposase, with protein sequence MSITHYTKEILDILDLHLTFSEDCFRKEKIAGEMSFVFYGKLTYQAQSCFHCGVEDPQHFVKWGFKTVRYLLNDVSEYKTYLKIKKQRFRCKICGKTFIAASSVADRYCSIARRVKLSIDEKLMEPFSMATIARMKHVSPTTVLRELRRFEKSQRPSKDSLPEVLCFDEFQSVNRVAGAMSFIMMDGQSHQLLDIVANRQLPHLQRYFARYDSQARKHVQFVVSDFYSPYASLVKTFFPNAQLVIDRFHISQHIGRAFQNQRTQVMKSFASKTGPHKHLKKFWKLLQKNAWELDYEQRHWRPSFRAHLTEQDIVDRLLAYSSELRQGYRVYQAFLSAIHGKNQQKFDQLLAEDYAFLPKAFQTVIQTFKVYHQEIAWAFTVPYSNGPLEGLNNHIKVLKRVAYGFRNFQNFRERIFLYRGKYFQSVSPEVSLKHKRKSS encoded by the coding sequence GTGTCCATAACTCATTATACTAAAGAAATCTTAGATATTCTAGATCTTCATCTGACATTTAGTGAAGACTGTTTTCGTAAAGAGAAAATTGCTGGAGAAATGAGCTTTGTTTTCTACGGTAAGCTAACCTACCAAGCCCAGTCTTGTTTTCATTGTGGGGTGGAAGATCCCCAGCATTTTGTTAAATGGGGATTTAAAACTGTCAGGTATTTACTTAACGATGTCAGTGAATATAAAACCTACTTAAAGATAAAGAAACAACGTTTTCGATGCAAAATTTGCGGGAAAACTTTTATTGCCGCGTCTTCCGTAGCGGATCGTTATTGTTCCATTGCCCGTCGAGTGAAACTTTCCATTGACGAAAAACTAATGGAACCCTTCTCTATGGCTACGATTGCTCGGATGAAACACGTGTCACCTACGACGGTTTTAAGAGAACTCCGCCGTTTTGAAAAAAGCCAACGTCCCTCAAAGGATTCCTTACCCGAAGTCCTTTGTTTTGACGAATTTCAATCAGTGAATCGTGTCGCAGGGGCTATGAGCTTCATTATGATGGACGGCCAATCTCACCAGTTGTTAGATATTGTTGCCAACCGGCAACTCCCCCACTTACAACGGTATTTTGCTCGTTATGATTCGCAAGCTCGTAAGCATGTGCAATTTGTCGTTTCTGATTTTTATAGTCCTTACGCTTCTTTAGTAAAAACCTTCTTTCCCAATGCTCAGCTGGTTATTGATCGTTTTCATATTAGCCAACATATTGGTCGCGCGTTCCAAAACCAACGCACGCAAGTAATGAAAAGTTTTGCTTCCAAGACAGGGCCGCATAAACATCTTAAAAAGTTTTGGAAATTACTTCAAAAAAATGCTTGGGAATTGGATTACGAGCAACGCCATTGGCGTCCTAGTTTTCGAGCCCATTTAACAGAACAAGATATTGTCGACCGTCTGTTAGCTTATAGTTCGGAATTGCGCCAAGGGTACCGTGTCTATCAAGCGTTTCTTTCGGCTATTCATGGGAAGAACCAACAAAAATTTGATCAATTATTAGCCGAGGATTATGCTTTTTTACCCAAAGCTTTTCAAACCGTCATTCAAACCTTTAAAGTCTATCATCAAGAGATTGCTTGGGCTTTTACTGTCCCTTATTCCAATGGGCCGCTCGAAGGGTTAAATAATCACATTAAAGTCCTTAAACGCGTGGCTTACGGTTTTCGTAATTTCCAAAACTTTCGAGAAAGGATCTTCTTATATCGGGGGAAATATTTTCAATCCGTTTCTCCAGAAGTTTCCCTCAAGCATAAAAGAAAAAGCAGTTAG
- a CDS encoding Cof-type HAD-IIB family hydrolase: MDSDKRPLASTIEALQELRSAGHFVTLATGRTRFLAQDLIYQLEFDNYILCNGSAAFLNHNQVYKHLLPQIEMQHFVKEANGLGIDTVFVGIDAYKRNTSFNVANIENAMHSVGSTAPELDYNFAKREDIYQGLAFYDTSLEHYFDEKYPNLSFVRWHENGVDVIPKGGSKAATILAIAHRLGIDQKDIVSFGDGMNDREMLQASGCGVAMGNASEEVVACANRVTDDNDHDGIWQALDELGFLNRAIEKRA, from the coding sequence TTGGATTCGGATAAACGGCCCTTAGCTAGTACGATTGAAGCTTTACAAGAATTAAGAAGCGCAGGTCATTTTGTCACATTAGCAACAGGACGAACACGTTTTTTGGCTCAAGATTTAATTTATCAGTTAGAGTTTGATAACTATATTTTATGTAATGGTTCTGCTGCTTTTTTGAATCATAATCAAGTGTACAAGCACTTATTACCACAAATAGAGATGCAACATTTTGTGAAAGAAGCAAATGGCTTAGGAATCGATACGGTCTTTGTAGGTATTGATGCTTATAAACGAAATACTTCTTTTAATGTAGCAAATATAGAAAATGCGATGCATTCGGTAGGATCTACGGCGCCTGAATTGGACTACAATTTTGCCAAAAGAGAGGACATCTACCAAGGACTAGCTTTTTATGATACATCCTTGGAACATTATTTTGATGAAAAATACCCTAATCTATCTTTTGTACGTTGGCATGAAAATGGCGTAGATGTAATACCAAAAGGTGGTTCCAAAGCAGCAACGATTCTTGCGATCGCTCACCGTCTAGGAATTGATCAAAAAGATATTGTTTCTTTTGGTGATGGTATGAATGACCGTGAAATGTTACAAGCTTCCGGTTGTGGAGTTGCCATGGGAAATGCTTCAGAAGAAGTTGTAGCATGTGCAAACCGCGTAACTGATGATAATGATCACGATGGTATTTGGCAGGCTTTGGACGAACTAGGTTTTTTAAATAGAGCAATTGAAAAAAGAGCATAA